The following coding sequences lie in one Silvanigrella aquatica genomic window:
- a CDS encoding DNA-directed RNA polymerase subunit alpha yields the protein MQSNWKALLKPQFIEKEDISSAFGRFIAKPLERGFGTTLGNALRRVLLSSLQGAAVVGLRIEGVEHEFSTVPDVSEDVTEIVLNLKALDVWLDTEGEKTAIIDVVGPKVVRGSDVISDGSLRILNPDHIICTVGAGGKFKAEITVRTGKGYLTSDAVKDGLPLGVIPIDAVFSPVKRVSFSVSDTRIGQRSDFNKLILEISTNGAVTSEDALAYAAKILKDQLSIFINFQEADDEVQVIDSIQVDARLNENLYKSVDELELSVRAANCLENAGIRYIGELVIRTEAEMLKTKNFGRKTLNEIKDLLAEMGLHLGMKIEGFDPTKLRDRI from the coding sequence ATGCAGAGCAACTGGAAGGCGCTGTTAAAGCCGCAGTTTATTGAAAAAGAAGATATTTCTTCTGCTTTTGGGAGATTTATAGCTAAGCCTCTGGAGCGTGGTTTTGGGACTACGTTGGGTAACGCATTGCGTCGTGTTTTGCTTTCTTCTCTTCAAGGTGCTGCTGTTGTAGGTTTGCGCATTGAAGGAGTAGAACATGAGTTTTCGACAGTTCCTGACGTTTCAGAAGATGTAACAGAGATTGTTTTAAACTTGAAAGCTTTAGACGTATGGCTCGATACAGAAGGTGAAAAAACCGCTATTATCGACGTTGTAGGACCTAAAGTTGTCAGGGGATCCGATGTCATTTCAGACGGTTCACTTCGCATTTTAAATCCTGACCACATTATTTGTACTGTGGGTGCGGGTGGAAAATTCAAAGCTGAAATCACAGTTAGAACAGGCAAAGGATATTTAACAAGTGATGCCGTTAAAGACGGTTTACCATTAGGCGTAATTCCTATTGATGCTGTCTTCTCACCAGTTAAAAGAGTTAGTTTTAGCGTATCCGATACTCGTATTGGCCAACGCTCTGATTTTAACAAGCTTATTTTGGAAATCAGCACAAATGGCGCTGTCACTTCCGAAGATGCTTTGGCTTATGCAGCTAAAATCCTTAAAGATCAGCTATCTATCTTTATAAATTTCCAAGAAGCTGACGATGAAGTTCAAGTGATTGATTCTATTCAAGTGGATGCTCGTTTGAATGAGAACCTATATAAATCAGTTGATGAACTCGAACTTTCTGTGAGAGCTGCTAACTGCCTTGAAAATGCAGGTATTCGTTATATCGGAGAACTTGTTATTAGAACTGAAGCTGAAATGCTTAAAACTAAGAATTTCGGCCGTAAAACTTTGAACGAAATTAAAGACCTCCTTGCTGAAATGGGACTCCATCTTGGCATGAAGATAGAGGGATTTGACCCTACTAAGCTTAGGGATAGAATTTAG